In Carassius gibelio isolate Cgi1373 ecotype wild population from Czech Republic chromosome B4, carGib1.2-hapl.c, whole genome shotgun sequence, one DNA window encodes the following:
- the LOC127955990 gene encoding uncharacterized protein LOC127955990, with translation MQRETTAEPVGSAHEKEGGDQAEAEVAADAAGGDQAEVGAVEDECGEWADVEAAEDEDEEGGNQAEVDMPVKRQRRECQFCERNSAEVNRLLQENRELRCELNKRKMDEDFLKGDTNKVRYYTGIPCFAILLSLFTTVKAFLPVTKKLSSFQMLLLTLIRLRLDLPVQHLAHLFHVSRNTLSTAFTDTIDVLNARLNPLVCWPERHCLQATMPHQFLEAFGKRVAIIVDCFEIRTERPSNLKARAQAFSHYKVTHTMKYLIGITPQGAISFISKGWGGRASDKHITENCGLLNKLLPGDLVLADRGFDIKDSVGMMCAEVKVPAFTKGRCQLDAKDVENTRAIAHLRIHVERVIGSLRNKYTMLHKRIPISLLLPCEGEEMTLLDKIVNVCCILLNMCPSVVAKPDENERCAC, from the coding sequence ATGCAGAGAGAAACCACTGCAGAACCGGTGGGATCAGCACATGAAAAGGAAGGTGGTGACCAGGCAGAGGCAGAAGTGGCAGCAGATGCTGCAGGTGGTGACCAGGCAGAGGTGGGAGCTGTAGAAGATGAGTGTGGAGAATGGGCAGATGTGGAAGCCgcagaggatgaggatgaggaaggTGGAAACCAGGCAGAAGTTGACATGCCAGTTAAGAGACAAAGAAGAGAATGTCAGTTCTGTGAGCGCAACAGTGCAGAAGTTAACCGTCTGTTGCAGGAGAACAGGGAGCTTAGGTGTGAGCTGAACAAGAGAAAGATGGATGAGGACTTCTTAAAGGGTGACACAAATAAGGTCAGGTACTACACAGGAATTCCATGCTTTGCAATTTTATTGTCTTTGTTCACCACTGTTAAGGCTTTCCTGCCAGTTACCAAAAAGTTGTCATCCTTTCAAATGCTTTTGTTGACACTCATACGTCTGAGGCTTGATCTTCCTGTACAGCACCTTGCCCATCTCTTCCATGTGTCACGTAATACTCTTTCTACTGCCTTTACTGACACCATAGATGTTTTAAATGCACGGCTTAATCCATTGGTGTGCTGGCCAGAGAGGCATTGCTTACAAGCTACAATGCCGCATCAATTTTTggaagcttttgggaaacgtgTTGCTATTATAGTCGACTGCTTTGAAATACGCACAGAACGGCCATCAAATCTAAAGGCACGGGCACAGGCCTTTTCTCATTACAAAGTTACACACACCATGAAATACCTCATTGGTATTACACCACAAGGTGCCATATCATTTATTTCCAAGGGATGGGGTGGGCGTGCCTCTGACAAGCACATAACTGAGAACTGTGGCCTTCTCAACAAACTGTTACCTGGTGACTTAGTGCTAGCTGATCGGGGCTTTGATATCAAGGATAGTGTGGGGATGATGTGTGCAGAGGTCAAAGTTCCTGCGTTCACTAAAGGAAGATGTCAACTTGACGCTAAGGATGTGGAAAATACACGTGCAATAGCACACCTGAGGATTCACGTTGAAAGGGTGATTGGCAGTTTGCGCAACAAGTACACAATGTTACATAAGAGAATACCAATTAGTTTGTTACTGCCATGTGAGGGGGAGGAGATGACACTTCTTGACAAGATAGTGAATGTTTGCTGTATACTTCTTAACATGTGTCCCAGTGTGGTTGCGAAACCAGATGAAAATGAAAGATGTGCATGTTAA